One Thermosphaera aggregans DNA segment encodes these proteins:
- a CDS encoding 30S ribosomal protein S7, producing the protein MVIQVFTLASEGHVVKLSEVKLFGKWTYDNIEVRDPSLKKYICLKPYILPHTSGRHEHRRFGKAEVPIVERLINKLMRPGENMGKKHLAYNIVKKAFELIYLKTGQNPLQVLVRAIENAAPREETTRIMYGGISYHVSVDISPMRRIDLALRHLTDGAREKAFDNPITIEEALAEEIIAASNNDPKSYAIQKKEEIERIALSSR; encoded by the coding sequence ATGGTTATACAGGTGTTTACATTGGCTAGTGAAGGACACGTTGTGAAGTTGAGCGAGGTCAAGCTTTTCGGCAAGTGGACCTATGATAACATTGAGGTAAGGGATCCCAGCCTGAAGAAGTACATATGCCTTAAACCCTACATCCTTCCACACACAAGCGGGAGGCATGAGCACAGGAGGTTTGGGAAAGCCGAGGTGCCAATAGTTGAAAGGTTGATTAACAAGCTTATGCGTCCAGGAGAAAACATGGGTAAGAAGCACCTCGCCTACAATATTGTTAAAAAAGCCTTCGAGCTCATCTATTTGAAAACCGGTCAGAACCCGTTGCAGGTACTGGTCCGCGCAATCGAGAATGCAGCCCCGAGAGAGGAGACAACCAGGATCATGTACGGCGGTATCTCATACCATGTCTCAGTAGACATTTCCCCTATGAGGAGGATTGACCTAGCCCTTAGACATTTAACTGATGGTGCAAGGGAGAAAGCCTTCGACAACCCGATCACTATTGAGGAAGCCCTGGCAGAGGAGATAATAGCTGCTTCAAACAACGACCCAAAGAGCTACGCGATCCAGAAGAAGGAAGAGATTGAGAGAATAGCTTTAAGCAGCAGGTAG
- the tuf gene encoding translation elongation factor EF-1 subunit alpha — protein MSSVPQKPHLNLVIIGHVDHGKSTMVGHILYRLGYFDQKTIQMIEEESKKMGKESFKFAWLLDRMKEERERGVTISLSYMKFETKKYFFTIIDAPGHRDFVKNMITGASQADAAILVVSARKGEFEAGMSPEGQTREHALLARTMGINQLIVAINKMDAAEPPYSEKRYQEVKEILGKFLKSLGYNIEKIPFIPVSAWTGENLIERSPNMPWYTGPVLVEALDMLEVPSKPVDKPLRIPIQDVYAISGVGTVPVGRVETGILKVGDKLIFNPPGVIGEVRSIETHHTKIEKAEPGDNIGFNVRGVERKDIKRGDVAGHPTNPPTVSDEFTARIFVMWHPTAITVGYTPVVHVHTASVACRITEIVAKLDPRTGKEVEKNPQFLKQGDAAIVKFKPIKPLVIEKYSDFPALGRFAMRDMGKTIGIGQVLDVKVLEQQKK, from the coding sequence ATGAGCTCTGTGCCGCAAAAACCACATTTGAACCTGGTGATCATAGGACACGTCGACCATGGAAAAAGCACCATGGTTGGACACATACTCTACCGTTTAGGGTACTTCGACCAGAAAACCATTCAGATGATCGAGGAAGAATCGAAGAAGATGGGTAAGGAAAGCTTCAAGTTCGCATGGCTCCTTGACAGGATGAAGGAGGAGCGTGAGCGTGGAGTAACGATATCGCTATCATACATGAAGTTCGAGACCAAGAAGTACTTCTTCACCATTATCGATGCTCCCGGACACAGGGACTTCGTTAAAAACATGATTACCGGTGCAAGCCAGGCTGACGCTGCCATACTAGTTGTGAGTGCTAGGAAGGGTGAGTTCGAGGCTGGTATGAGCCCTGAGGGCCAGACCCGTGAGCACGCCCTGCTCGCGAGAACAATGGGTATCAACCAGCTGATCGTTGCCATCAACAAGATGGATGCTGCCGAGCCTCCATACAGCGAGAAAAGGTACCAGGAGGTTAAGGAGATCCTGGGCAAGTTCTTGAAGAGCCTTGGCTACAATATTGAGAAGATACCGTTCATACCTGTCTCAGCATGGACTGGTGAAAACCTGATTGAGAGAAGCCCCAACATGCCATGGTATACTGGGCCAGTGCTTGTAGAAGCATTAGACATGCTGGAGGTTCCGAGCAAGCCTGTTGACAAGCCCTTGAGAATACCCATTCAGGATGTTTACGCTATCTCCGGTGTTGGAACAGTCCCGGTTGGAAGGGTTGAAACAGGGATACTGAAGGTTGGCGACAAGCTAATATTCAACCCGCCGGGCGTGATCGGAGAGGTAAGAAGCATTGAAACACACCACACGAAGATCGAGAAGGCTGAGCCAGGCGACAACATCGGCTTCAACGTGAGAGGCGTTGAGCGCAAGGATATTAAGAGAGGAGATGTGGCAGGGCATCCGACGAACCCGCCAACAGTGTCAGACGAGTTCACAGCCCGCATCTTCGTAATGTGGCATCCGACAGCAATAACCGTTGGCTACACACCAGTGGTCCACGTCCACACCGCTAGCGTGGCGTGCAGGATCACGGAGATAGTTGCCAAGCTCGACCCGAGAACCGGTAAGGAGGTTGAGAAGAACCCGCAGTTCCTGAAGCAGGGTGACGCCGCCATCGTGAAGTTCAAGCCGATAAAGCCTCTGGTGATAGAGAAGTATTCAGACTTCCCGGCGCTGGGAAGATTCGCGATGCGTGACATGGGCAAGACCATAGGTATCGGCCAGGTATTAGATGTTAAGGTTTTAGAGCAGCAGAAGAAGTAA
- the rpsJ gene encoding 30S ribosomal protein S10: MSTVRMVKIKIWSTNIDVLEDFIGKITDIVKKTGVGMKGPIPLPTKKLKIRTLKLPHGEGKKKYEKWEMRIHKRLLYIAEDERVMKQLIRIRVPPEIWMEIEL, from the coding sequence ATGTCGACGGTGAGAATGGTTAAGATAAAGATTTGGAGCACGAACATAGATGTGCTCGAGGATTTCATAGGGAAGATAACCGATATTGTTAAGAAGACAGGAGTTGGCATGAAGGGGCCTATACCCCTCCCAACGAAGAAGTTGAAGATAAGGACTTTGAAACTACCCCATGGCGAGGGGAAGAAGAAGTATGAGAAATGGGAGATGAGGATTCACAAGAGACTACTCTACATTGCTGAAGACGAGAGAGTCATGAAGCAACTAATACGTATCCGTGTGCCACCGGAGATCTGGATGGAGATAGAGCTTTAG
- a CDS encoding 30S ribosomal protein S13: protein MSVQQSFRQIIRVLETDIDGSLPLIYGLAEVKGLGYTFSLAITRILGLDPNTRIGYLSDEDVKKIEALVKNPSSYGLPSWMFNRRKDYATGKDLHLVGAELIYFVKEDIEREKRVKSWRGVRHALGLKVRGQRTRTTGRLGVTVGVRKKRQGPQQQQQSKQG, encoded by the coding sequence GTGAGCGTTCAGCAATCTTTCAGGCAGATCATACGCGTGCTGGAGACAGATATAGACGGGTCTCTCCCGTTGATATACGGGCTAGCGGAGGTTAAGGGGTTGGGGTATACTTTCTCTCTCGCGATTACCCGCATACTTGGATTAGACCCTAACACCAGGATCGGCTACCTCTCAGACGAGGATGTGAAGAAGATTGAAGCACTTGTGAAAAACCCGAGCTCCTACGGGCTCCCCTCATGGATGTTTAACAGGAGGAAGGATTACGCCACCGGTAAAGACCTCCACCTAGTAGGTGCTGAGCTCATTTACTTCGTGAAAGAAGATATTGAGAGGGAGAAGAGGGTGAAGAGCTGGCGCGGAGTAAGGCACGCTCTCGGCTTGAAAGTGCGCGGGCAGAGGACAAGGACGACCGGTAGGCTTGGAGTAACTGTTGGAGTAAGAAAGAAGAGGCAGGGTCCGCAGCAGCAACAACAGTCTAAACAAGGGTGA
- a CDS encoding 30S ribosomal protein S4: MGDPKKPRKKWSGPRHPWRKDILMYETKLLGQYGLRNKKELWRASSIIRYFRHRARSLLGEPAEVREVEGKILISKLVKLGLLKEGARLEDALNLKVEDLLERRLQTIVYKKGLANTIYQARQLIVHGHIAVAGRRVTSPGYIVSVEEEPLIDYAPFSPFKEKPIQQVQQGGA, encoded by the coding sequence ATGGGTGATCCAAAGAAGCCTAGGAAGAAGTGGAGTGGTCCAAGACATCCTTGGAGAAAGGATATTTTAATGTACGAGACCAAGCTCCTTGGACAGTACGGCTTGAGAAACAAGAAGGAGTTGTGGAGGGCTTCGTCAATAATACGCTACTTCAGGCACAGGGCCCGCTCACTCCTCGGCGAGCCTGCTGAAGTCCGAGAAGTAGAGGGGAAGATCCTAATAAGCAAGCTGGTTAAACTAGGCTTGCTCAAGGAGGGCGCGAGACTGGAGGATGCTTTGAACCTTAAGGTTGAAGACCTTCTCGAGAGAAGGCTTCAAACAATTGTTTACAAGAAGGGGTTGGCTAACACTATCTACCAGGCGAGGCAGCTCATAGTTCACGGCCACATAGCTGTCGCTGGGAGAAGGGTTACATCACCAGGGTACATTGTCTCCGTTGAGGAAGAACCCCTCATAGACTACGCTCCATTCAGCCCGTTTAAGGAGAAGCCTATTCAGCAGGTTCAGCAGGGTGGTGCTTGA
- a CDS encoding 30S ribosomal protein S11, with product MAFSARELKWGVAHIYSSLNNTIIHITDLSGAETVSRFSGGMVVKADREKPSPYAAMIAASKAAYEAMDKGVTAIHIKVRAPGGHGSKTPGPGAQAAIRALARAGFIIGRIEDVTPIPHDTTRRPGGRRGRRV from the coding sequence ATGGCGTTCTCAGCTAGAGAGCTTAAATGGGGAGTAGCACACATTTACAGCAGCTTGAACAATACTATAATACACATCACGGATTTAAGCGGGGCTGAAACCGTTAGCAGGTTCAGCGGCGGAATGGTTGTTAAAGCTGACAGGGAGAAGCCAAGCCCGTACGCGGCAATGATAGCTGCTTCTAAAGCAGCATATGAAGCAATGGATAAAGGAGTAACCGCTATACACATAAAGGTGAGGGCTCCCGGAGGACACGGATCCAAAACCCCTGGCCCCGGGGCGCAGGCAGCCATCAGGGCCTTGGCTAGAGCAGGGTTCATAATAGGCAGGATCGAGGATGTGACACCGATACCTCACGACACCACGAGGCGTCCAGGCGGCAGGAGAGGAAGGAGGGTCTAA
- a CDS encoding DNA-directed RNA polymerase subunit D, with translation MSGLKIEVLEQKPLFIKLRIKGVSLHLLNSIRRVIVSEVPTMAVDYVAFMENSSVFYDEYLAHRLGLIPLTSNEALWKYKSPEECREAGEKGLFSEDCFVRLSLEGEGGDEPVTLYSDFLVSSDPDVKPSFGKIPIVKLIKPQKVKLEAYARLGRGKEHIKWSPVSVAAHKYVPKILVNQRLCRGEDCLKCVEACPKEVLAFESGEIKVRSGKLLDCTMCKICENICPSGAIKVSHEEDEFILTLELTGALSARNVLLESVRILEKKLDDFVETLREKGV, from the coding sequence GTGTCCGGCTTGAAGATAGAGGTTTTGGAGCAGAAACCACTGTTCATTAAGCTAAGGATCAAGGGGGTCAGCCTCCACCTTTTAAACTCTATTAGGAGAGTGATAGTATCCGAAGTACCCACAATGGCTGTTGACTACGTAGCTTTCATGGAGAACTCCTCAGTCTTCTACGACGAATACCTTGCCCACAGGCTGGGATTAATCCCGCTGACAAGCAACGAGGCATTGTGGAAGTATAAGAGCCCCGAGGAGTGCAGGGAGGCTGGTGAGAAAGGATTGTTCTCGGAAGACTGCTTTGTCCGCCTAAGCCTTGAAGGAGAGGGAGGGGATGAGCCAGTAACACTCTACAGCGACTTCCTGGTGTCAAGCGACCCTGACGTGAAGCCTAGCTTCGGGAAGATCCCGATAGTGAAGCTGATAAAGCCTCAGAAAGTTAAGCTCGAAGCATACGCTAGGCTTGGAAGAGGTAAGGAGCATATTAAGTGGAGCCCTGTCTCGGTAGCAGCGCACAAGTATGTTCCAAAAATACTTGTGAACCAGAGGCTGTGCAGAGGAGAGGACTGCCTTAAATGTGTTGAAGCCTGCCCTAAAGAGGTTCTCGCCTTCGAATCCGGGGAGATAAAGGTTAGGAGCGGCAAGCTACTGGACTGCACCATGTGCAAGATTTGTGAAAACATATGTCCCTCAGGAGCTATCAAGGTAAGCCATGAGGAGGACGAGTTCATACTAACCCTTGAGTTAACAGGTGCTTTATCAGCTAGAAATGTTTTATTAGAGTCTGTTAGAATACTTGAGAAAAAGCTTGACGACTTCGTTGAAACGCTGAGGGAGAAGGGTGTTTAA
- a CDS encoding 50S ribosomal protein L18e produces MMELKKTSIVLRKTIRELEKASKIHDAPIWARVAEELAKPTRRRRAVNLSRLNRYTVEGDVVVVPGKVLGSGRIDHKITVAAYSFSRTAYEQLLKAGCRVLSLTDLVRENPKGSNVKIIG; encoded by the coding sequence ATGATGGAGTTGAAGAAGACAAGCATAGTCTTGAGGAAAACGATTAGGGAGCTTGAAAAAGCCTCTAAAATCCATGACGCCCCGATATGGGCGAGGGTAGCTGAGGAGTTGGCGAAGCCCACTAGGAGGCGTCGAGCAGTAAACCTGAGCCGTTTAAACAGGTATACCGTGGAGGGCGATGTCGTGGTTGTCCCGGGCAAGGTACTGGGCTCCGGGAGGATAGATCACAAGATAACTGTCGCAGCCTACAGCTTCTCTAGAACAGCATACGAGCAGTTGTTGAAAGCAGGGTGCAGAGTGCTTAGCCTCACAGACCTGGTTAGGGAGAATCCTAAAGGGTCGAATGTAAAGATAATAGGGTGA
- a CDS encoding 50S ribosomal protein L13 — protein sequence MSEEKILYVDASNQILGRLASIVAKKLLEGYKVVIVNSEKAVLSGERSRVIEGYKNILKAKTHRNPEKSGIKRPRSPVTIMKRAIKRMLPYTQPKGREALKRLRIFVGTPEGLKGREFVRFEEADASRLKQGFVYVSEVAAALGWRGGLNE from the coding sequence GTGAGCGAGGAGAAAATACTTTACGTTGATGCTTCAAACCAGATTTTGGGGAGATTAGCGAGCATTGTTGCTAAGAAACTGCTCGAAGGATACAAGGTGGTAATAGTTAACTCTGAGAAAGCCGTTCTAAGCGGTGAGAGAAGCAGGGTTATCGAGGGGTATAAGAATATTTTGAAAGCTAAAACTCATCGTAACCCGGAGAAATCCGGGATTAAAAGGCCGAGATCCCCGGTCACGATAATGAAGAGAGCTATCAAGAGAATGCTCCCCTACACCCAGCCCAAGGGGAGGGAGGCGTTGAAGAGGCTGAGAATATTCGTTGGAACCCCTGAGGGCTTGAAGGGGAGGGAGTTCGTCAGGTTTGAGGAGGCCGATGCCTCCAGGCTTAAGCAGGGTTTTGTTTACGTGAGCGAGGTAGCGGCTGCGCTTGGTTGGAGGGGTGGTTTGAATGAGTGA
- a CDS encoding 30S ribosomal protein S9: MSETVVEKFKIVVASGKRKTSIAKAVVKPGIGRVWINGIPLEVFPVELARVKMMEPLMLVGDLWRKVDIRVEVRGGGVMSQAEAARTAIARGLLEYVDNDEEVKKIFTEYDRHMLSGDPRRTESEKWGRYSARRRWQKSYR, from the coding sequence ATGAGTGAAACTGTTGTCGAAAAGTTTAAGATCGTCGTAGCCTCGGGCAAGAGGAAGACAAGCATTGCTAAAGCAGTCGTTAAGCCAGGAATTGGGAGGGTTTGGATTAACGGAATACCCCTCGAGGTATTCCCAGTGGAACTGGCAAGGGTTAAGATGATGGAGCCTTTAATGCTCGTCGGCGACTTGTGGAGGAAGGTTGACATTAGAGTAGAGGTGAGAGGAGGCGGCGTCATGAGCCAGGCTGAGGCTGCCAGGACAGCTATAGCGAGAGGCCTGCTAGAGTATGTTGACAATGATGAAGAGGTTAAGAAAATATTCACCGAGTACGACAGGCACATGTTGAGCGGCGACCCCAGGAGGACCGAGTCGGAGAAGTGGGGTAGATACAGCGCTAGGAGGAGATGGCAGAAGAGCTACAGGTAG
- a CDS encoding DNA-directed RNA polymerase subunit N: MLFPVRCFTCGAPIGHLWEEYEKRVKAGEEPGKVLDDLGVKRYCCRRMFLSYVDVSKEVLQFPKIS; this comes from the coding sequence ATGCTTTTCCCTGTTAGATGCTTCACGTGCGGCGCCCCCATAGGCCACTTATGGGAGGAGTATGAGAAGAGGGTTAAGGCAGGCGAGGAGCCGGGTAAGGTTTTAGATGATCTAGGCGTTAAAAGATATTGTTGCAGGAGAATGTTTTTATCATACGTGGATGTTTCAAAAGAGGTTTTACAGTTCCCCAAGATATCGTGA
- the rpsB gene encoding 30S ribosomal protein S2, translated as MFESEDISGLGEQPVTPRPGEKVIELLVPVDKYLSAGVHIGTHICTKFMEPFVYRVRSDGLYILDVRKIDDRLRIAGKFLARYEPAKIAVVSVRQYGKKPVNKMCQYIGCKTFTGRFLPGTFTNPSLKWYYEPDIVLLTDPRADAQALKEAAEIGIPIVSFADTDNKTDFIDLIIPGNNKGRKSLALLYWILTRQVLRERGALPPNGELPEQPTEFEAEV; from the coding sequence ATGTTCGAGAGCGAGGATATAAGCGGTCTGGGCGAGCAGCCCGTTACCCCGAGGCCGGGAGAGAAGGTTATAGAGCTACTGGTTCCAGTGGACAAGTACTTGTCAGCCGGTGTTCACATAGGCACGCACATATGCACGAAGTTCATGGAGCCCTTCGTGTACAGGGTTAGGAGCGATGGCCTATACATTCTCGACGTGAGAAAGATAGATGACAGGTTGAGAATAGCTGGCAAGTTCCTAGCGAGGTACGAGCCTGCAAAGATAGCTGTGGTATCTGTTAGACAGTATGGTAAGAAGCCTGTGAACAAGATGTGCCAGTACATCGGCTGTAAAACATTCACTGGGAGATTCCTCCCCGGAACCTTCACAAACCCAAGCCTTAAATGGTACTACGAGCCCGACATAGTCTTGCTGACGGATCCGAGGGCTGACGCGCAGGCTTTGAAAGAGGCTGCTGAAATAGGCATACCAATAGTATCGTTCGCCGACACGGATAACAAGACCGATTTCATAGACCTCATAATCCCAGGGAACAACAAGGGGAGGAAGAGCCTGGCCCTGCTGTACTGGATACTGACGAGGCAGGTTCTCAGGGAGCGTGGAGCCCTGCCGCCGAACGGGGAGCTCCCTGAGCAGCCCACAGAGTTCGAGGCCGAGGTCTAG
- the amrB gene encoding AmmeMemoRadiSam system protein B: MKKRHPAVAGYFYPDSKRELEAIIKWSFTHKIGPGKLPETSPSRRVETVGYVAPHAGYVYSGPVAAHTYYQMALDGVPETVVVIGTNHTGYGALVSVYPGGMWETPLGLLEVDSELAKTLADKSSIAELDEYAHLEEHSVEVQLPFIQYIYGDRVRILPVVMRLHTPDVARDVAKSLLEAASSLKRDIIIVASSDFNHYDPHDVTVRKDKEAISMILRLDSAGFYNTLLREDVSVCGPGGIMVLIEYAKLKGGAGARAELLKYATSGDVSGDKSHVVGYASIRFSTQ, encoded by the coding sequence TTGAAGAAGAGGCACCCGGCTGTAGCAGGTTATTTTTACCCTGATAGCAAGCGCGAGCTCGAAGCCATTATCAAATGGTCTTTCACCCATAAAATAGGTCCTGGGAAACTGCCTGAGACCTCGCCTTCTAGAAGGGTGGAGACAGTAGGCTACGTCGCGCCTCACGCAGGCTATGTTTACAGCGGCCCCGTCGCAGCCCACACCTACTATCAAATGGCTCTTGACGGCGTCCCTGAGACAGTTGTAGTAATAGGTACGAATCACACGGGTTATGGAGCTCTGGTCTCAGTATACCCTGGCGGCATGTGGGAAACACCGCTGGGTCTACTCGAAGTAGACTCCGAGCTTGCGAAAACCCTTGCGGATAAAAGCAGCATAGCAGAGCTTGACGAGTACGCACATCTCGAGGAACACTCTGTTGAGGTGCAGCTCCCGTTCATCCAGTATATTTACGGGGACAGGGTTAGAATACTCCCCGTGGTCATGAGGCTGCATACCCCTGATGTTGCAAGAGACGTTGCTAAATCACTCCTTGAAGCAGCATCCTCGTTGAAGAGGGATATAATCATTGTTGCGAGTAGTGATTTCAACCATTACGACCCCCACGATGTAACGGTGAGGAAGGATAAGGAGGCAATATCCATGATACTCAGGCTTGATTCAGCAGGCTTCTACAACACGTTGCTCAGGGAGGACGTGTCGGTGTGCGGTCCTGGCGGCATCATGGTTTTAATAGAGTACGCCAAGCTCAAGGGGGGAGCAGGCGCGAGGGCTGAGTTGTTGAAATATGCGACGAGCGGGGACGTGTCAGGCGATAAATCACACGTTGTCGGGTACGCGTCTATAAGGTTTTCAACACAGTAG
- the fni gene encoding type 2 isopentenyl-diphosphate Delta-isomerase, which yields MSDIYWRKIQHLEIVVNRDVDFKDRCEEYFKDIILIHQAIPGFRREGVDTSTRFLGYELKAPVMITGITGGARETLDINRRLAQIASQHGIALGLGSQRPILTSNFNSEVVETYRVARDAAPNIPLIGNIGFNTLKTLGVQEVKQLVDAVKADALAVHLNPAQEAIQPEGDTDFSLEALSVLREVVKEVGVPVLIKEVGNGLSYEVVRKITADTGVRVFDVAGACGTSWVKVEMYRTADDVRKHVAQLIGEWGIPTPLSVIETRLASPDSTIIASGGVWDGLRAVKSLAIGADMAGFAKPVLTRLLKEGFESASRFVTEYVESMKTIMFLVGAEKLSDLRRIPVVVGPALRNYVSSRGFSLDKYLEMLRK from the coding sequence TTGAGCGATATTTACTGGAGGAAGATACAGCATTTGGAAATAGTTGTAAACCGCGACGTCGACTTCAAGGACAGGTGTGAGGAATACTTCAAAGACATAATCCTGATCCACCAGGCAATTCCTGGTTTCCGGAGAGAAGGTGTTGACACGTCCACGAGGTTCCTAGGCTACGAGCTTAAAGCACCCGTCATGATAACCGGGATAACCGGAGGGGCTCGCGAAACCCTTGACATTAACAGGAGGCTTGCTCAAATAGCTAGTCAACACGGGATAGCATTAGGGCTTGGAAGCCAGAGGCCAATCCTAACCAGCAATTTCAACAGTGAAGTGGTTGAAACCTACAGGGTTGCACGGGATGCCGCTCCCAATATCCCGTTGATAGGGAACATAGGTTTCAACACTCTTAAAACACTCGGGGTTCAGGAGGTTAAACAGCTTGTCGATGCTGTGAAAGCCGATGCGCTCGCCGTACACTTAAACCCAGCCCAGGAGGCCATACAGCCGGAGGGGGATACTGATTTCTCGCTTGAAGCACTCAGCGTTCTGAGAGAGGTTGTGAAGGAGGTTGGCGTCCCTGTTTTGATCAAGGAGGTTGGGAACGGTCTCTCATACGAGGTTGTCAGGAAGATCACCGCTGACACAGGGGTTAGAGTATTCGATGTTGCCGGGGCCTGCGGGACCAGTTGGGTGAAGGTTGAAATGTACAGGACCGCTGACGATGTTAGAAAACATGTTGCGCAGCTGATAGGGGAATGGGGTATTCCCACGCCGCTCTCCGTTATCGAGACGCGGCTGGCAAGCCCGGATTCAACAATTATTGCCTCGGGAGGGGTTTGGGATGGTTTAAGAGCTGTCAAATCCCTGGCGATCGGCGCGGACATGGCCGGGTTTGCGAAGCCTGTTTTAACAAGGCTTTTGAAGGAAGGGTTTGAATCAGCCTCAAGGTTTGTTACCGAGTACGTTGAATCAATGAAAACAATAATGTTCCTGGTAGGTGCTGAGAAACTAAGCGATCTAAGGAGAATACCCGTGGTTGTTGGGCCGGCTTTAAGAAACTACGTGTCCTCGCGGGGCTTCAGCCTCGACAAGTACTTGGAGATGCTTAGGAAATGA
- a CDS encoding DUF2118 family protein, whose protein sequence is MSNYFFPEAYVENGVESGKKICFKGGNVYVALARDAVPGECVKVFVNTPFEKLLEYMDLEKPCFLRDVIVVYKEEEGGYKGILVENGEKLYLLEASGSTIAISKREGEVVEPHEKIGYIITNKREVRVIKAPLKGILLAVIDLTWEKPEKVIMVFTGERPREVFIGKSA, encoded by the coding sequence ATGAGCAACTACTTCTTTCCCGAGGCTTATGTTGAAAACGGTGTTGAATCAGGGAAGAAAATATGCTTCAAAGGCGGCAATGTATACGTCGCTCTTGCAAGAGATGCTGTGCCAGGTGAGTGCGTCAAAGTATTTGTGAACACGCCGTTCGAGAAGCTTTTAGAGTACATGGACTTGGAGAAGCCCTGCTTCCTAAGAGATGTAATAGTAGTATACAAGGAGGAGGAAGGCGGCTACAAGGGCATCCTGGTTGAGAATGGGGAGAAGCTGTACCTGCTTGAAGCCTCAGGCTCAACAATAGCTATCTCGAAGAGAGAGGGGGAGGTTGTAGAGCCCCATGAGAAAATAGGATACATCATCACCAATAAGAGAGAGGTCAGGGTGATCAAGGCTCCGTTGAAAGGTATATTACTAGCTGTTATAGATTTAACCTGGGAGAAGCCTGAAAAAGTCATAATGGTGTTTACCGGTGAGCGGCCAAGAGAAGTCTTTATTGGAAAAAGTGCGTGA